One stretch of Streptomyces sp. NBC_00443 DNA includes these proteins:
- a CDS encoding amino acid permease translates to MTSQPTQKTAGPAEPAAGGHGLQAGLKNRHLSMIAIGGVIGAGLFVGSSSGIATAGPGILLSYALVGTLVVLVMRMLGEMSAANPTSGSFSAHADRALGSWAGFSIGWLYWFFWVVVLAVEATAGAVILEGWIPSVPQWAWALIVMLVLTATNLVSVGSYGEFEFWFAGIKVVAIAAFIIIGGLAVFGLLPGVDSEQAGLSNLTEHGGFLPNGPGAILTGVLLVVFSFMGSEIATLAAGESENPQQAVTKATNSIIWRVAVFYLGSIFVVVALLPWDSKSIADDGSYVAALNSLGIPHAGQIMNFIVLTSVLSCLNSGLYTASRMAFSLGQRGDAPKAFARTTGNGVPRTAILASVAFGFVAVFFNYKFPDSVFLFLVNSSGAVALFVWLAICFSQLRMRKIIKAEAPEKLVVKMWLYPYLTWATAALIVFILGYMLTDTEHDGRKTVLLSLLVAALVLAVAFIKQKVRGGHGPASVEAAAASDAPRDEVKTG, encoded by the coding sequence ATGACTTCGCAGCCGACGCAGAAAACGGCCGGACCGGCCGAACCGGCCGCAGGCGGCCACGGCCTACAGGCCGGGCTCAAGAACCGCCACCTGTCCATGATCGCCATCGGCGGTGTCATCGGTGCCGGGCTCTTCGTAGGGTCCAGCTCCGGTATCGCCACCGCGGGCCCCGGCATCCTTCTCTCGTACGCCCTCGTCGGCACGCTCGTGGTGCTGGTGATGCGGATGCTCGGTGAGATGTCCGCGGCGAACCCGACCTCCGGATCGTTCTCCGCCCACGCCGACCGCGCGCTGGGCAGCTGGGCCGGCTTCTCCATCGGCTGGCTGTACTGGTTCTTCTGGGTGGTCGTGCTGGCGGTCGAGGCGACCGCCGGTGCGGTGATCCTGGAGGGCTGGATCCCGTCCGTCCCGCAGTGGGCCTGGGCCCTGATCGTGATGCTGGTGCTGACCGCCACCAACCTGGTCTCCGTCGGGTCGTACGGCGAGTTCGAGTTCTGGTTCGCCGGGATCAAGGTCGTCGCCATCGCCGCCTTCATCATCATCGGCGGGCTGGCCGTGTTCGGGCTGCTGCCCGGCGTCGACAGCGAGCAAGCCGGGCTGAGCAACCTCACCGAGCACGGCGGCTTCCTGCCGAACGGGCCCGGTGCCATCCTCACCGGTGTGCTGCTCGTCGTCTTCTCCTTCATGGGCAGCGAGATCGCCACCCTCGCCGCCGGTGAGTCCGAGAACCCGCAGCAGGCCGTCACCAAGGCCACCAACAGCATCATCTGGCGTGTCGCCGTCTTCTACCTCGGCTCGATCTTCGTCGTCGTGGCCCTGCTGCCCTGGGACAGCAAGTCCATCGCCGACGACGGCTCGTACGTCGCCGCGCTCAACTCCCTCGGCATCCCGCACGCCGGTCAGATCATGAACTTCATCGTGCTGACCTCGGTGCTGTCCTGTCTCAACTCCGGCCTCTACACCGCCTCCCGCATGGCCTTCTCCCTCGGCCAGCGCGGGGACGCGCCGAAGGCCTTCGCCCGCACCACCGGCAACGGCGTGCCGCGTACGGCGATCCTCGCGTCCGTCGCGTTCGGGTTCGTGGCCGTGTTCTTCAACTACAAGTTCCCGGACTCCGTCTTCCTCTTCCTGGTGAACTCCTCCGGTGCGGTCGCCCTGTTCGTCTGGCTGGCGATCTGCTTCTCGCAGCTGCGCATGCGGAAGATCATCAAGGCCGAGGCGCCGGAGAAGCTCGTCGTGAAGATGTGGCTGTACCCGTATCTGACCTGGGCCACGGCCGCGCTGATCGTGTTCATCCTCGGCTACATGCTCACCGACACCGAGCACGACGGCCGCAAGACCGTGCTGCTGTCGCTGCTGGTGGCCGCTCTCGTGCTGGCCGTCGCCTTCATCAAGCAGAAGGTGCGCGGCGGACACGGCCCCGCGAGCGTCGAGGCCGCCGCCGCGTCGGACGCGCCGCGCGACGAGGTCAAGACCGGCTGA
- a CDS encoding Fpg/Nei family DNA glycosylase, whose translation MPEGHTIHRLAQDYATAFLGTTPHVTSPQGKFSDAAALLNRAELTHTEAHGKHLFLAFRDTDWIHIHLGLFGKVNFGAAPAPPPTDTVRLRLANTTAYVDLRGPTTCALITHTEKQAIHDRLGPDPLRADANPHTAYSRISRSRTTIAALLMDQKVIAGVGNVYRAEVLFRHRVDPYRAGKDITPAQWDAIWTDLVDLMREGVRNNRIDTVRPEHTPEAMGRPPRVDDHGGEVYVYRRANLPCHICASEIRTADMAARNLFWCPNCQTP comes from the coding sequence GTGCCCGAGGGCCACACCATCCACCGTCTGGCCCAGGACTACGCCACCGCATTCCTCGGCACCACCCCCCATGTCACCAGCCCCCAGGGCAAGTTCTCGGACGCCGCAGCCCTCCTGAACCGCGCGGAACTCACCCACACCGAGGCCCACGGCAAGCACCTCTTCCTCGCCTTCCGCGACACCGACTGGATCCACATCCACCTCGGCCTCTTCGGCAAGGTCAACTTCGGCGCCGCCCCCGCACCCCCACCCACGGACACCGTCCGCCTGCGCCTCGCGAACACCACCGCATACGTCGACCTCCGCGGCCCCACCACCTGCGCCCTGATCACGCACACGGAGAAGCAGGCGATACACGACCGCCTGGGCCCGGACCCCCTGCGCGCCGACGCGAACCCGCACACCGCCTACAGCAGAATCTCCCGCAGCCGTACGACCATCGCCGCCCTGCTCATGGACCAGAAGGTCATCGCAGGCGTCGGCAACGTCTACCGCGCCGAGGTCCTCTTCCGGCACCGCGTCGACCCGTACCGCGCGGGCAAGGACATCACCCCCGCACAGTGGGACGCCATCTGGACGGACCTCGTCGACCTCATGCGCGAGGGTGTCCGCAACAACCGCATCGACACCGTCCGCCCCGAGCACACCCCGGAGGCGATGGGCCGCCCGCCCCGCGTCGACGACCACGGCGGCGAGGTCTACGTCTACCGCCGTGCAAACCTGCCCTGTCACATCTGCGCCAGCGAGATCCGCACCGCAGACATGGCAGCCCGCAACCTTTTCTGGTGCCCGAACTGCCAGACCCCGTAG
- a CDS encoding GNAT family N-acetyltransferase, translating to MAKDSASYIGRPDPAGPELRVLRQDEWGIWYDSLIRAFSGVPEAAEERELWDSLTEVDRSLGAWDGDACVGTAGAFSFRLTVPGGAAVPAAGVTMVSVAATHRRRGVLTSMMRRQLDDVRDWGWPVAVLTASEPEIYGRFGYGIGTYQVSAEIDTARVRLSVPPGTDDVRLRYAVPADVLDACEAVYARKVSGRPGMLARLPGWERLGLLDPESDREGASPLQCVLAEQDGEVVGYARFRVKPEWDGNGPCGAVQLRDVQALTPAAEAALWRFLFGIDLTSKVTVRSRPTDEAWQHQVSDLRRCGVRVKDALHVRLVDVGAALAARTYQAPVDVVFEVEDAFCPWNAGRWRLMGDAKGASCERTTDAADLSLSVRELGAAYLGGVSLGALGAAGRVREVRQGALAEASVGFASTVAPWLPHGF from the coding sequence ATGGCGAAAGACAGTGCGAGCTACATCGGACGTCCGGACCCCGCCGGCCCCGAGCTGCGGGTGCTACGGCAGGACGAATGGGGCATCTGGTACGACAGCCTGATCCGCGCCTTCAGCGGAGTACCGGAGGCGGCCGAGGAGCGGGAGTTGTGGGACTCCCTCACCGAGGTCGACCGTTCCCTTGGCGCCTGGGACGGGGACGCGTGCGTGGGGACGGCCGGCGCGTTCAGCTTCCGGCTCACGGTGCCCGGTGGGGCCGCCGTGCCCGCCGCCGGCGTCACGATGGTCAGCGTCGCCGCCACGCACCGCAGGCGCGGCGTGCTTACGTCGATGATGCGCCGGCAGCTGGACGACGTACGTGACTGGGGCTGGCCGGTGGCGGTGCTGACCGCCTCCGAGCCGGAGATCTACGGCCGGTTCGGCTACGGCATCGGCACCTACCAGGTGAGCGCCGAGATCGACACCGCGCGCGTGCGGCTGTCCGTGCCGCCCGGCACCGACGACGTACGGCTGCGCTACGCCGTACCGGCCGACGTCCTCGACGCATGCGAGGCGGTGTACGCGCGCAAGGTGTCGGGTCGGCCGGGGATGCTCGCGCGGCTGCCCGGCTGGGAGCGGCTCGGGCTGCTCGACCCGGAGAGCGACCGGGAGGGCGCGTCGCCGCTGCAGTGCGTGCTGGCGGAGCAGGACGGCGAGGTCGTCGGGTACGCGCGTTTCCGCGTCAAGCCGGAGTGGGACGGCAACGGCCCCTGTGGTGCCGTGCAACTGCGGGATGTTCAGGCCTTGACTCCTGCGGCTGAGGCCGCGCTGTGGCGGTTCCTGTTCGGCATCGACCTGACGTCCAAGGTGACGGTGCGGTCACGTCCGACGGATGAGGCGTGGCAGCACCAGGTGTCGGACCTCCGGCGGTGCGGGGTACGGGTGAAGGACGCCCTGCACGTACGGCTGGTGGATGTCGGGGCCGCGCTGGCGGCGAGGACGTATCAGGCGCCGGTGGACGTCGTGTTCGAGGTCGAGGACGCCTTCTGTCCCTGGAACGCGGGGCGTTGGCGGCTGATGGGGGATGCCAAGGGTGCGTCGTGCGAGCGTACGACGGACGCCGCCGATCTCTCCCTGTCCGTACGGGAGTTGGGGGCTGCCTATCTCGGCGGGGTGAGCCTGGGGGCGCTGGGTGCCGCCGGGCGCGTGCGGGAGGTGCGGCAGGGGGCGTTGGCGGAGGCGTCCGTGGGGTTCGCCTCCACGGTGGCTCCGTGGTTGCCGCACGGGTTCTGA
- a CDS encoding PP2C family protein-serine/threonine phosphatase, with the protein MAAGRERRTVAETFTARLKMQWHRARVGVRRSAVDYFRGDGSDWIALAGLLLTVPLICAVTMANPVWFSPAALVLPIVAGGLLLRPASLLGLYAAAATALIVESVQLGPYTEGPSRVTPGVVLVVAACGFFGLLIAQFRSRVGVPWRRGGTMLFDLRERIRVQSKLPQLPHGWHREMALRPAGGQSFSGDFVVAARTNGGRTLEVVLTDVSGKGMDAASRALLLSGAFGGLLGSLPPHAFLPAANGYLLRQDWDEGFATSIHLVLDLDSGDYELYSAGHPPGLQLSAGSGRWEEKAAEGPLLGVYDGAQFDPVKGSLRPGDVLMLFTDGLVETSERDIVEGIDRLTGEADRYVAGGFHGAAWHLIEAVAKDVNDDRALLLICREGPTTQGTPR; encoded by the coding sequence ATGGCAGCAGGACGAGAGCGGCGCACGGTGGCCGAGACGTTCACGGCCCGGTTGAAGATGCAGTGGCACCGGGCCCGCGTCGGCGTGCGCAGAAGCGCCGTGGACTACTTCCGCGGTGACGGCTCCGACTGGATCGCGCTGGCCGGCCTGCTGCTGACGGTCCCGCTGATCTGCGCCGTGACGATGGCCAACCCGGTGTGGTTCTCGCCTGCCGCGCTGGTGCTCCCCATCGTCGCGGGCGGACTGCTGCTGCGCCCGGCGAGCCTGCTGGGCCTGTACGCGGCGGCGGCCACGGCCCTCATCGTCGAGTCGGTTCAGCTGGGCCCGTACACGGAGGGCCCGTCCCGCGTCACCCCGGGCGTGGTCCTGGTCGTGGCGGCGTGCGGCTTCTTCGGCCTGCTCATCGCGCAGTTCCGCAGCCGTGTGGGCGTGCCCTGGCGGCGCGGCGGCACGATGCTCTTCGACCTGCGCGAACGCATCCGCGTCCAGAGCAAGCTGCCGCAGCTGCCGCACGGTTGGCATCGCGAGATGGCCCTGCGCCCGGCAGGCGGCCAGTCCTTCTCCGGCGACTTCGTGGTCGCGGCCCGCACGAACGGCGGCCGCACCCTGGAGGTCGTCCTGACGGACGTCTCGGGCAAGGGCATGGACGCGGCCTCCCGAGCCCTGCTCCTCTCAGGAGCCTTCGGCGGCCTGCTCGGCAGCCTGCCCCCACACGCGTTCCTCCCGGCGGCCAACGGCTATCTGCTCCGCCAGGACTGGGACGAGGGCTTCGCCACATCGATCCACCTGGTCCTCGACCTGGACTCGGGCGACTACGAGCTCTACTCCGCGGGCCACCCCCCGGGCCTCCAGCTCAGCGCGGGCAGCGGCCGCTGGGAGGAGAAGGCCGCCGAGGGCCCCCTCCTCGGCGTGTACGACGGGGCCCAGTTCGACCCCGTGAAGGGCTCCCTGCGCCCCGGAGACGTACTGATGCTCTTCACGGACGGACTCGTCGAGACATCGGAACGAGACATCGTCGAGGGCATCGACCGCCTCACCGGCGAAGCCGACCGCTACGTCGCCGGCGGCTTCCACGGCGCAGCCTGGCACCTGATCGAAGCGGTGGCCAAGGACGTCAACGACGACCGAGCCCTCCTCCTGATCTGCCGAGAGGGCCCAACGACCCAGGGAACACCTCGCTGA
- a CDS encoding HD domain-containing protein: MTETSRTPLSLAAVEDIARTAHASQTDKAGRPYSEHLAAVAEGVRTRGGDEDQIAAAWLHDAVEDDALSGQWLAQAPLSPRTKAIVLALTKRPGEPPETYAARILETPGALLVKQADLAHNADPNRLADLDEPTRKRLTEKYARMRALLGLKAD, translated from the coding sequence GTGACCGAGACCTCCCGAACCCCGCTGTCCCTGGCCGCCGTCGAGGACATCGCCCGAACCGCCCACGCGTCCCAGACCGACAAGGCCGGACGCCCCTACAGCGAGCACCTCGCAGCCGTGGCCGAAGGCGTCCGTACACGCGGCGGCGACGAGGACCAGATCGCCGCAGCCTGGCTGCACGACGCCGTGGAGGACGACGCCCTGTCCGGCCAGTGGCTGGCACAGGCCCCTCTGAGCCCGCGCACCAAAGCGATCGTGCTGGCGCTCACCAAGCGCCCCGGAGAGCCCCCCGAGACCTACGCCGCCCGCATCCTCGAAACCCCGGGCGCCCTGCTCGTGAAGCAGGCAGACCTGGCCCACAATGCCGACCCGAACCGCCTCGCCGACCTCGACGAACCGACCCGCAAACGACTGACCGAGAAGTACGCACGGATGCGCGCACTTCTCGGTCTGAAAGCCGACTGA
- a CDS encoding acyltransferase family protein, with the protein MPSPRSPQNKKAQADNRPASGGAKQRDAFFDNAKYLAIVLVAIGHAWEPIKGDSRILEAVYTVVYTFHMPAFIIISGFFSRSFDASPNRLKRLITGVAVPYILFETAYPLFKRWIDDDPSQDISLLDPWYLTWFLCALFIWRMTTPIWKMVRWPLPIALGLAMAGTVTPEIGDDLDLQRVLQFLPYFVLGLIMKSEHFHMVRTRTVRILSVPVGAVALAFAWWAVPRMNTAWFYHRDAAQELDAPWWSGPVMVLAMFGCSLLLTACFFAWVPRRHMWFTALGAGTLYGYLLHGFVVKAGDYQGWFEHAWLQRPLGEIFVTVLAAVGVTLLCTAPVQRMFRFAMEPKMEWAFKRDAAEVAREREKRERSASREKVNA; encoded by the coding sequence GTGCCGAGTCCGCGCTCGCCGCAGAACAAGAAGGCTCAGGCGGACAACAGACCCGCGTCCGGCGGTGCCAAGCAGCGCGACGCGTTCTTCGACAACGCCAAGTACCTGGCGATCGTGCTCGTCGCCATAGGCCACGCCTGGGAGCCGATCAAGGGCGACAGCCGCATCCTGGAGGCCGTGTACACCGTCGTGTACACCTTCCACATGCCGGCGTTCATCATCATCTCCGGCTTCTTCTCGCGCAGTTTCGACGCGAGTCCCAACCGGCTGAAGCGGCTGATCACCGGTGTCGCCGTGCCGTACATCCTCTTCGAGACGGCGTACCCGCTCTTCAAGCGCTGGATCGACGACGACCCCAGCCAGGACATCAGCCTGCTGGACCCGTGGTACCTGACGTGGTTCCTGTGTGCGCTGTTCATCTGGCGGATGACCACCCCCATCTGGAAGATGGTGCGCTGGCCGCTGCCGATCGCGCTTGGCCTCGCCATGGCGGGGACCGTCACTCCGGAGATCGGCGACGACCTGGATCTGCAGCGGGTTCTGCAGTTCCTGCCGTACTTCGTGCTGGGCCTGATCATGAAGTCCGAGCACTTCCACATGGTGCGCACGCGCACGGTGCGGATCCTGTCCGTGCCGGTGGGCGCGGTCGCGCTGGCCTTCGCCTGGTGGGCGGTGCCGCGGATGAACACCGCGTGGTTCTACCACCGGGACGCCGCGCAGGAGCTGGACGCGCCGTGGTGGAGCGGGCCGGTCATGGTGCTGGCGATGTTCGGCTGCTCGCTGCTGCTGACGGCCTGCTTCTTCGCGTGGGTGCCGCGCCGGCACATGTGGTTCACGGCGCTCGGCGCGGGCACGCTGTACGGCTACCTGCTGCACGGCTTCGTGGTGAAGGCCGGTGACTACCAGGGCTGGTTCGAGCACGCCTGGCTGCAGCGGCCGCTCGGCGAGATCTTCGTCACCGTGCTCGCGGCCGTCGGCGTGACTCTGTTGTGCACCGCGCCCGTGCAGCGGATGTTCCGGTTCGCGATGGAGCCGAAGATGGAGTGGGCGTTCAAGCGGGATGCCGCGGAGGTGGCTCGGGAGCGGGAGAAGCGGGAAAGGTCCGCCTCGCGCGAGAAGGTCAACGCCTGA